The segment ATGGGCACGAGCTGAAATTGTTTCATTTCTAAAAACTCTCCCAGGTGAAAGCGTACGAATAGGCGGCTTTTGGTTTTCCATTACCCGTATCTGCACAGAAGATGTATGGGTGCGAAGTACAATGTTTTGTCCGAGAGTTCCCTCCCCGCCAGCTGGTGGGGAGGGACTGGCTTGCTCTATAAAGAAGGTATCTTGCATGCCTATAGCAGGATGATCAGGTTCAAAATTTAATGCTGTGAAGTTGTGCCATTCATCCTCAATTTCAGGTCCTTCAGATAAGTTAAACCCAATGCGTGAAAATATCTCGATCATTCTTCTCCTTACGATTGATAAAGGATGGCGGGTACCTGCTTCATTAGGGATGGGAGGTAAGGTCAGGTCTTGAGATTTCGGATTTCGTCCCGAGTACTCGGGATCGAATTTCGAATTTCGAATTTCGAATTTCGAATTTAGAGATTGTATTTTTTTAAACTTATCCGATGCAGCATTTTTTAGTTTATTCAGTTCAATGCCGAGCGTCTTTTTATCTTCGGGAGCAGCTTTTTTAAGTTCAGCAAACAGTCCGGGTATTATTCCCTTTTTGCTTAAATATTTTATCCTGAACGATTCTAATTGCTCAGCATTTTCAATTTTATGATCTTCTACTTGCTGTAGTATTTTGTTTACTTTTTCTTTCATGGCAAGCAAAGGTAAATAAATTTAGTTATTAGTTTGTTAGCTTATTTGTTAATTTGATTAAATTATTTAACTTTGTAATTATTATGCAATCAAAACAAATACTAAAAGACGTAAAAAAAGAGAAGTTACAGATCATGATTCTGCCGTTGGATTTATTTCCAGCGAAGAAGCAACTAAATATATAGAGAACGGCAGTAAATTCAACCAAACCATAGAAAATTATATCCAAAATGAAATTTAACTTTATTTTGAAAAGTAGCCTGTCCTTTATTTTGTTTTTTTTACTATTCGCAGGCTTTGTGTTGTTTCAACCTGTAAGCAAAATAAGCTTAAACATGACTGCAAAAGTATTGCAAAATGGAAAGTATATAGTAACAAAAGGAGTAGTATTTTATCAGGCAGCCGGTGGATTGTTAGTTACGCATTTTACTTCACCATCTGAGTACCTTGTGAGCACTAATGCCAGGGGTGAATACAAAATATATAATAAAGAGGCAAATACCATTACTCAAAGCCAGGGTGCAGATTACAGCAGTGAAAATAGTTTTCTTTATTATTTTTTAAGCGGCAAAACACAATCAATGGGCCTTCGTTCAGTGGGCTTTCAACTTATTGATACCAAAATAGAAGATAATTTGGTTATTACTACCTGGTCGCCCCCTTTGAATTTATCATCTTTATTGAGTAAAGCCGAGTTAGCTCATGAAAATTACCAGCCCATTTTTTTGGGTTTTTTTGATAGTGATGGCAAACCAAAACAAAAAGTTTTTTATACTGCATATTCAAAAATTGGGAATTATAATATTCCCTTGAATATTACTGAATTTCAATACCTCACTCAAGGAGATTCGATAATTACAAAGCGTAGTTATTCTGATGTGAAAATAAATGAGCAGGTAGACGATACATATTTAAGTTTTAAGATACCTGTTAATGCAAAGTTAATTAAGCAAGGCTATTAAACAATCATCAAAAATGTGTTCAAGTGTTCTCGTGTTCATGCCTGCCTGTTGGCAGACAGGTGTTCAGGAGAGTTTACGTAAATGCTTGAACACTGTGCTCTTAAAAAAGCTATATCGTTTAGTTCTATGATAAAAATAACTACTTTCTTTTTATTATTGTATTGTATATGTCTTAATGTTGTTGCTCAGAATAAGAAAAGTGATCTGTTATTGATCAAAGAGCAAAATTTTTATGACGCCAGCTATGATAAAAGAGAGGTTAAGTTTTTGCTTAGCAGCAAAAAGAATCCTATAATTCGTTATAATCCTGTGAGTTTAACTTTCGGCTTGTTCATGTATTTTTATCAAAAAGTGCTTTCTGCACAAGTCTCATCCGGATGCTCTTTTCAGGTCAGTTGCTCTAATTTCAGTATGGTTGCGATCAAAAAATTTGGTCTTATTAAAGGTATTGCTTTGTCAGCAGACCGTTTAATGCGTTGTAACCAGCTTGCTGCTATTGATATTGATGTTTTGGACCTTGATTTTAAAAATCAAAAAATTAGAGACGACATTTCTCTATATTACTTTCATCATTAATTAGTGCAATTCGTGTTAAAGTATATTCTTTTTCCTGCCGTCTTTATTATTGTTACCAAAGCCGGCTTTTCGCAGAGGAGCTTTTCTGAAGAGATCAGTTTTGTCAATTATCTGATAGATAATGACGAATACAGAGACGCAATATTTGTTCTGAATACTTTGGAGAGGAATAATTCTTCTTTTAATGATTCACAAAAGGATAGTTTGAATTATCTTTTGGGATGGGTTTATTATAACATAAAATCCCTTGACACTTCTTCAATGTATTTGGAAAAGGTAGGTGATAGCTCCGTATTTTTAAATAAGTCAAGATATTACCAGGCATTTAACAACATTTTTATGAACAAAAGAGATTCAGCAAATACAATACTGAATAATATGCCTGTAAACCGGGAGCTAGAGCAGTTGAGGCTGTTTGAATTGGCTGGGGTTGCCTTGCTGGAAAGAAATTACGATCAATACAAAAAAATCTCCCGAAACTTTGATTATACTTATTACCCTGTTACTCATGAGCAGAAAGAATTTGATGAATATTTCGTCAGTTTGCAGCAAATAAAAAACAAGTCTCCCTTCCTTGCAGCGACAATGTCTGCTATTATACCCGGTTCGGGTAAATGGTATGCAGGATACAGGGGAAAGGCGATTGCATCTTTTTTACAAGTGAGTTTGCTCGGGGCGGTTGCTGCTGAAAATTATGTCAAAGCAGGGCCCGTCAGCCCTCAGTTTATTATATTTGCAGGTTTCTTTTCCATATTTTATATAGGAAATATCTGGGGTAGTGTTTTAAGTGTTCAAATAAAAAGAGATGAACTTTTCAGAAAGGTTGACCATAATATTATGCTTGATCTTCATATTCCCTTACGCAGGGTATTCAACTAAGGCGCAGAGCGCAGATCGTACCGAGCAACTCGGGAGCGCTGGGCACATGATGTCGATCACTATGCCCGACCAGCTGGCGGGACATAGCGCCATGCGCTTAGCTGATAGCTTGTTTGAGAAAAGTGAATACCGGATTGCTTCGATTGAATATGAAAGGGTATTTTTTTTAACTTCAGACTTTGCTGTTAAAACAGAAGCTTTGTTACGTAAAGCAGCATGCCTGAAACAAATGCAGCAGTTTCGAAAAGCTGAGCAGAGCCTGAACAGGGCGAATTTTGCTGGTTTAAATGACACTTTGATCTACAAGGTAAGGTTTCAAAGCGCTTTGTGTGCATATCTTGGAGGAAATTTCAACAATGCGGAATCACAATTAATTCAAATTCATTACTTTTTAAAGGACACTATTTTAACAATGCCTTCCTTGTTATTATATGTCTTGGTGCTTAATGAGCTAAATAGGTGGGATGAAGCTAAAGAGAAAATAGTGAAATGGATAAGCTTGACTGACCCGCCTCCTGCAGTTAAAGATAGCTTGTTAAATATTATAAGTAAAATATACCACGCAGACGATTATCCCAAATTCAAAAAGCTTAAGAATGCCCAAAGATTGTCATCATTTTTACCCGGGGCAGGACAGCTATATGCCGGGTATTTAGGGGAAGGTTTAGCTAATGTTTCTTTGCAGTTGGCTGCCCTTGCTTTTACAGGTTATGCTTTTTATTTTAATTACTACATAACAGCATTTATTGTCGGATACGGAATTTTTAGTAAGTTCTATATAGGAGGAATTAACCGCCTGGAATACTTAGTGAATAAGAAGAATTATGAGTTGTTGAGAGGATTTAATGACCGGTTAAAAGGAGAGATACTCAAAATAATGGAAAATGGTTGATCCTGATTTTATCGGGATAAGTGTAAGATTGAAGATGGAAA is part of the Cytophagales bacterium genome and harbors:
- the pheS gene encoding phenylalanine--tRNA ligase subunit alpha; translated protein: MKEKVNKILQQVEDHKIENAEQLESFRIKYLSKKGIIPGLFAELKKAAPEDKKTLGIELNKLKNAASDKFKKIQSLNSKFEIRNSKFDPEYSGRNPKSQDLTLPPIPNEAGTRHPLSIVRRRMIEIFSRIGFNLSEGPEIEDEWHNFTALNFEPDHPAIGMQDTFFIEQASPSPPAGGEGTLGQNIVLRTHTSSVQIRVMENQKPPIRTLSPGRVFRNETISARAHCVFHQVEGLYIDEHVSFADLKQTLFYFVREMFGEDTQLRFRPSYFPFTEPSAEVDISCLICGGKGCNVCKHTGWVEIAGAGMVDPNVLKNCKIDPQKYTGYAFGMGIERITMLKYKINDLRLFTGNDVRFLRQFVGVI
- a CDS encoding membrane protein insertion efficiency factor YidD, producing the protein MLEHCALKKAISFSSMIKITTFFLLLYCICLNVVAQNKKSDLLLIKEQNFYDASYDKREVKFLLSSKKNPIIRYNPVSLTFGLFMYFYQKVLSAQVSSGCSFQVSCSNFSMVAIKKFGLIKGIALSADRLMRCNQLAAIDIDVLDLDFKNQKIRDDISLYYFHH